In Lactuca sativa cultivar Salinas chromosome 5, Lsat_Salinas_v11, whole genome shotgun sequence, the DNA window TCcatatatttttcatttattttatagGTAATTCTTAAAAAACACATTTCTATGAATTCTTTTATAATTACTTGTTTGTAGTTCTTACAAGGAAATGagaaaattgaaagaaaatttgattttttttgtgtgttacaACAACCACATTTTTGTGCCtaccaactgtttgatgatttgCTTACTTATTTGGAACTAttggtttttgaaatgttttctcTTCATGGTCCCATAGCTTATTGGTCTCTCCGCTTTTCTCTATCTCCACACCTATTTACGCCTTTGATTTACACTAGcaagatagacaggtacaacaAGTTGCGATGATCATGAAGTGGGGATGGTTTGAGAAGTTGAGTGGTTTAACCTGCTGGTACCCAAATTAAAATATAGAATCATACCTCGAGAAGTTATAATGGGAATTATTTTAACAATTTCTACATATTATAAACAATCTTTTTTATAGTCTAtatcacaaaaaaataaaaaaaataaatttaaaacagtagtttttttgacaaaattgtagattaaaaaaaaatgtattttttttcccaaaaacagtAGGCTACGGTTTGGTAAACCGTATGTTAACGAGAGGAAACCGTAGGTTTTAAAAAAGCTACAGTTTTGtatcttaaaaaaaattatacaaaacatgaaacagtAGTCTATTGTAGGAAAAGAATAACCGTGCAAAATAGTAGTCGAACAGTATGTTGACTATTCTTTTGTGGTTTATttttgtctaaatggttttatttggctattttttttataagtttttaagAATTTTGGCTAGATTTGTATTTATCCCTTTTAATATTTGTCTTTTGACTAAAAAATTTAATGAGTAAGGAAATAAAAAATAAGAGGATACTcttaatcaaaattcattttaccTGTCGTCAACTGTCCCCACCCGTCCATTTTGTAGAGATAGAATCATTCATGGTCTCAAGTCTCAACTCTCAAGACTCAAGAGTGTTCCCGCGAAAACTGATTAGAAGCCTACCTCTGAAGAATTCCAAACCCTTCTCTCTACACCTCggtttctcttctttctttcactTAAAAATGGCGATTGGCAAGTTTCAAAGACAAAGACCATCATTTTTCTTCATCGTTAAGCTTCCCCATAACCCTATTCTTTCATCTTCCTTCCTTTCCCATTCTCCCCAATTTTGTGCCAAAGAAAAGCATCAACCTTCATTATTACATCGGTTCATAAAACCCACCCTCAATTCCCTCAATACAACCACAACTCCATCTTTCTCTCTCGTCTTCAGTTCGATTTCACAAAACCCCATCAAAACCCTTTCGTAATTTCACCTCCCTTGAGATCAATCTCTTGAAAATGTCATCTGATCACCAACCGCTTGATGAAATGCCATCCCCGATGCCAGTGGCTCTTTCAAAGTACTCCAAAAGGGTGCTGTTAAAAACCATACTAGATCGTACAGACGGTGGTTTGGGGTTGCTTGATCAGAGAGTCGTGGTTGGAGGATGGGTTAAATCTTCACGAGAAATGAGGAAAGACCCTCCTCCTCCTACCACACAACCACCGGCGGCAGTGGGTGGTGATCACACCAAGGAGCATACCGGAGGTAAAGACGTGAAATGTGTTGAAGTTTTTCAATCGCGAATTCCTTTCCTTCGAACCATCATAAAAGTCTTCGGCGGAAACACCGGTCATACCAAGGAGAAACTCGAATCAATCTTCCCAAAACAACCACCTCCTTCCATTTCATTTCTACAGATTAGCGATGGTTCTTCCGTCATCAGCCTTCAGGTAAAACTAAAACAGTATAAAAGTAATTAATTAAAAACACACCTACCTTTTTCATCTTCTTTTAATCAAACTTATTCTTTACTCCAGATCATGGTTGATTCTTCCATAGCTCCTTCAACCCTCCTCATGCCCACCGGAACTTGTATTCTAGCAGAAGGCGTTTTACAGAAGCCTTCATTACAAGGAAAACACACCATCGAGCTCAAAGCTGAAAAATTGCTGCATATCGGAATAGTTGATCAAGACAACTATCCTTTATCCAAGAAAAGCTTACCTTTAGCTAGATTGAGAGATTGCGCTCACTTTAGACCAAGAACAACCACTGTAAGAAACCAAAAAAAACTCATCTTTCCCTCCATTTTGCTCCCAATTTCcaaattaaaacataaaataatcaATTTCTTGTTTCATAGGTGGCATCTGTTATGAGGGTACGTAACGCTCTAAATCATGCAAGCCATACATTCTTTCAAAACCAAGGCTTCGTTCATGTGGAGGTGCCGATTTTAACTGCTACAGACACTGAAGGACATTcaaaaaaattccaaatttttaCTGTTTCTGGTAAAGAAGTGAAACGGGAAGAACCTGTTTCAATGGATGATACAGCGGATATTAGTCTTGAAACTGTAAAGCTTTCGATTATTGAAAAAAGCAAGAAAATTGAAGAGCTTAAAAGAACCGATAGCAATAAAGAAGCACTCGATGCAGCTGTTCACGATCTTCACAAAACAAACGCATTGGCTGCAGAGTTAGAAgcgaggtcaaagtcaaagtcaaaatcaaaatcagaatCTCATAAAAaaaccgaaaatttcaaaacatatGACGAGTTTTTTACAAACCGGGCTTTTCTTACAACTTCGGGAAGTCTTCATCTCGAGAGCTGTGCATCTGCTTTAGGAAATGTGTATGCATTGGGGCCAAGATTTCATGTGGATAAATCAGAATCGAAGAAATATTTACCCGAAAGATGGATGATTGAAACTGAGATAGCATTTGCAGAACTTGAGGTTAAGATTTTTGCCTTTTTTTTAATGTTCGATCTATAATTTTAATGACTTT includes these proteins:
- the LOC111900646 gene encoding asparagine--tRNA ligase, cytoplasmic 2; translation: MSSDHQPLDEMPSPMPVALSKYSKRVLLKTILDRTDGGLGLLDQRVVVGGWVKSSREMRKDPPPPTTQPPAAVGGDHTKEHTGGKDVKCVEVFQSRIPFLRTIIKVFGGNTGHTKEKLESIFPKQPPPSISFLQISDGSSVISLQIMVDSSIAPSTLLMPTGTCILAEGVLQKPSLQGKHTIELKAEKLLHIGIVDQDNYPLSKKSLPLARLRDCAHFRPRTTTVASVMRVRNALNHASHTFFQNQGFVHVEVPILTATDTEGHSKKFQIFTVSGKEVKREEPVSMDDTADISLETVKLSIIEKSKKIEELKRTDSNKEALDAAVHDLHKTNALAAELEARSKSKSKSKSESHKKTENFKTYDEFFTNRAFLTTSGSLHLESCASALGNVYALGPRFHVDKSESKKYLPERWMIETEIAFAELEDVMNCAEDFLKFVSHSVSENCYENLYFLSKRVDKTLIDRLQSMTSASFEKITYDTAVEVLNKVTDKTFETKIQWGVALTEEHESYLVDEFYKKPVIIHDHPKELKPFNVRLNDDGKTVASFDVIVPKVGALIRGSQKEERLNHLTKRIKELGLRKDQYEWYLDLRKQGTVKHSGFSVTFDVMVLFATGLNDVRDVIPFPRQHGKLHN